Within the Rosa rugosa chromosome 2, drRosRugo1.1, whole genome shotgun sequence genome, the region GCAAAATGCAGGTTAATGTTTACTGACTCACAGGAGCAGATATCATACCAGATAGATCACTTCTTAGGGTAGGTCTGACGATCAGGTCCAACATCACGCGAACCAGTGTTTATATAAGGCCCTCGAAAAGTTGCCTGAGGTGACAGTGGCTTTGTTGGATCGATAACAGGCGTTTTTGATGACCTGAATAGCAGAAGCCTCATTATTCTAATAGGGAAATGAGATTGGGTGTATTCATTGTTCATTGAGTTTAAAATCTACTTACGCCATGTAAAAGGGAAATGCCAACCCCGCAGATGCGAAAACTACCAAGCCAGTAGCAACAATAGCATTCCGTGATAGTGCCATTAAGACTACCGAAGTAGAACTATATATCTGGAAGTAGACAAGAAATATCACTGTCAGGTTCTTGAATGATACTACTTGAAACATGTGATTATGATAGTATTATGCACAATGCCATTTGGAATTACATCCTGTCTTCAATAGTGAGAACAAACATATGCAGAGtttgaaaaatggaaatgtataATTGATCATAAAGCTAGGCAAGAAATGTTCAGTCCACAGTACAAAAGCTAGGCCTTGTACGGGAAAATGCTAGCTTGCTAAAGAGGAATAGCAAACTTTTGTTCTTTTAGAGAGTTTTAGGCACTaatagaaaaaaggaaaaaaaaaaaaaaaaaagagctgtAGATAAGACGTTCACAGCAGAAAAGAACAAGATCAAATAACACAAGCAAGACAAGAAAGCCTAGGAAACACAAAACCAGAAAACTAAGCTACAGCAGCCTTCCAGTCTTGAATAATGTAATGATAAGAACCTGAGTCTCCCCCAAAGCTCCTCGACCCCCACTCCTTTATAGTCTTCATAGATTCTTATATTCCTCTCCATCCATATAACGCAAACCATTCCCAAAACACAGTAACCCCAAAGAACTTTGGCCTTCTTCCTTTTACTGAAAGCAGAACAATGACCACATAAGAGACCAGCTAACTCTGTGAAGCAGCCCAGCTCAACCCAGCGTCCATAAACAATCTCTGCCATAACATGCCACAACAGAACAGTGCACAAAAACATGACCTACTCTCTTTCTCCCTGATTTTAACATAGAAGAGACCAATGGGGGGAGAAACAACTCCTCGGCCTCCTTCATTGAATATATCAATAGTATTCACTTCCCTCATGTGCCGCAAGCCAACCAAGAATTTTGACTTGGAGGGGAACCTTAGCTTTCCATATTGAACTTGCAGGAGGAAAGAAGGGATGAAAAGAGTTATCAAGTAGGAAATTGTGAACTGACAAAAGCTGCCAGTGCACACAATATTGTTGGTTTATCTTTGCTGGTTTTCACCCCTGATAGCAAACAAGATTATGAACTGATAGCTTTCCACAAGCCTACTCAAAAATCCACAACAAGGGTAAAAAAATGTGAAACAGGGTTACCTTGTCTTAACCCCCTAGCAGCGACAAATTTATCTCTGGGCCGCCCATTTATTATCAGGGAAAAATTTGCTGATCAAAGAATCCACTGATCCAGTTTCTCCATCTAACGCTAAAACCTTCATTTTCCATAACACTATCCAGGAAGAACCACTCAACATGATCGAAAGCTTTCTCAAAATAAATTTTCCAGAGTAAACCCCCATCATCCTTCTTCCTTGCCTCATCAACTACAGCCATTTTTCTTCCCCTGATAAAAGCTGCCTGGGCACACAACATTACAGCCAAAATCTGTCTTATTGCCTTTTTGCAATAAGACAGATATACATTTGACTTGTCAATTTATTGATGACACCATTTTTACAGAACTGACCCATTACCTCCATCAGCTCTCCTTTTACAACTTCCCAATTTCTTTGCAGCACTGCCAAAGAAAACCAATCCGGACCTGGCAATTTATCAAAAGCAgtccttttaatttctttaccCTCAGAAGGCCTCTCCAACCACTTTGCTTTTCAGTAACTAATTGGATTCCATCTAATCCCCCCATCTTAGGTCTTGCTTGCTTGAATAAAGATCTGCAAAGAAACTGAAAACTTATTGCTCTATCAAACTTTCATCATCTACCACAGTACCACTGCTCATCTCCAACTTTTCTGTCAAATTCTTTTTTGGGCCTTTTTTTGTCTTCTCCATTTACTATCTTTGTCAAAATTCTGAGTTGCTATCACCTTCTATTGCCCTATCTGCTTGGCTCTTTGCCTCCCAAATTAATCTTC harbors:
- the LOC133729912 gene encoding uncharacterized protein LOC133729912; the encoded protein is MALSRNAIVATGLVVFASAGLAFPFYMASSKTPVIDPTKPLSPQATFRGPYINTGSRDVGPDRQTYPKK